Part of the Thermus sp. LT1-2-5 genome, TTGGATGGTCAGGGCCTCGAGGAGCCACGTGGACCGGTCCTCCGTGGGGATTGCCACCCCATAGCGGATCACCCGGCCTTGGGCATCCCGCTTGGTGAGCTTCTTGGCGTACTCCACCAGCTCATCCCAGGTGGCGGGGGGCTTTTCCGGGTCCAGCCCCGCCTCCCGGAAGGCTTCCTTGTTGTAGTACAGGATGGGCGTGGAGCGTTGGAAGGGAAGGCTGTAGACCTTTCCGTCCAGGGTGGAGTTCATCATGAAGGCGGGGAAGAAGTCCGCCACGGCCCGCTTGAGCTCGGGGTCCTTGGCGATGTAGGGGTCAAAGGGCTCGATGGCGTCCATGGCCAGGAGGGTGTAGAGCTGCTGGGAAAGGAGGATGGCGGTGTCGGGGGGGTTGCCCGCCCGGATGGCCGCCACCACCTTGGCCTGGTTCTCCTCGTAGTTGCCCCCGAAGACGGTGTTCACCTTGATGCCCGGGTTGCGTTGCTCAAATTCTCGGACGTAGCCCTCAATGAAGCGCGCCAGGGGCCCGGCCACGCCCACGGGGTAGTAGAAGGTGATCGTCACCGACTGCGCCCACGCTAGGCCTAGAACTGCCAACACACCTGCCAGTTTCCGCACCTTCATCACCTCCCTATCCCTTCAGCCCGCTTCGGGCGAAGGCTTCCACGAAGCTCCTTTGGAAAAGGAGGAAGCCCACCACCATGGGTAAGGCCACCAGCACGGCCCCAGCGGCGATGAGGCCCCACTCCATGCCGCTTTCCGCCGACCGGGCGAAGCTGGCGAAGCCCAAGGAGAGCACCCGCTTCTCGGGGCTTTGGATCACCACCAGGGGCCAGAGGAACTCGTTCCAGTGGTAGACGAGGCTCACCAGGGAAAAGGCGGCGAGCTGGGGCCGCACCAGGGGTAGGAGGACCCGCCAGAGCACCTGCCAGGGGGTGGCCCCGTCCACGTAGGCGGCCTCGAGGAGTTCTCTAGGAATTTGGAGAAACCCCTGCCGCAGGAGGAAGGCCCCCGTGGCCGAGGCCACGTAGGGGAGGGCCAGGGCGGTCAGGGTATCCGCCAGGTCTAGGCGCTGGATGAGGAGGAAGTTGGGCAGGATCAAGGCGGAGGGCGGCAGGAAGAGCTGGACCAAGACCAGGTAAAAGAGGCCGTTCTTCCCCCGGGCTTTGAGCTGGGCCAGGGCGAAGCCGGCGGTGGTCACGGTGAAGAGCTGGACCAAAAGGAGTCCTAGGGTGAAGGCCAGGGTGTTCAGGTAGAGCCGGGGGAAGTCCGCGGCCGCCCAGGCCATGCGGAAGTTTTCTAAGGTGAAGCGGCCTATCTCCCCGCGGTTGAGGTCTGCGGTGGGGGTAAAGGCGGCGAGGAGGGTGTAGCCGGCGATGAGGAGGTAAGGGAGGGCCAGGAGGAGGGCGGGGAGCTGGCTTAGCCTTTCCCAGGAGCGGCGGCCCACCCGGCGGATCCAGGCCGCCCCCGCCTTGGGAAAGGCCCTAGCCGTCATAGTGCACCCCCCGTTCCAGGCGGGGGAGGGCGGTGAGGGCTAGGAGGGTAAGGGCGGTGAGGAGCACCAGGGTTAAGGCTCCCGCCTGGGAGAAGTCGAAGTACTCAAAGCCCAGGGTGTAGATGTGGTAGAGGAGGTGGTCCGTGGCCCCCATGGGACCACCCTTGGTGAGGATAAAGATGTGGTCCACGTTGCGCAGGGCGCCCAGGGTGGCCATCACGCCCACGAAGAAGGTGGTGGGGGAGAGGAGGGGTAGGGTGACCCGGAGGAAGGCGGTGAAGCGTCCTGCCCCGTCCACCCGGGCCGCCTCGAGGAGCTCTTTGGGCAGAGCTTGGAGCCCCGCTAGATAGTAGAGCATGTAAAGCCCGGCGTCCTTCAGGACGCCCACCAGGACCACGCTTATGAAGGCGGTCAGGGGCTCCCCTAAGGGGTTTTGCAGGCCGGAAGCCTGGAGAACGCCCCTTAGGGGGCCAAGGGGGTTTAGAAGGTAAAGGAAGACGGCGGCGAAGGCCACCGTGGGGAGGATCACGGGGTGGAAGATGAGGAGCCGGGCTAGGAGGCGGAGGCGGCCGTTTCCCTCCACCGCCAGGGCCGTCAGAAGCCCCAGGATCACGGAAAGGGGCACGGTGAGGAGGGTGTACAGAAGGGTGATCCGAAGGGCGTTTAAGTTTTCCGGGCTAAGGAGCTTACCTAGGGAGGGAAGCCCCTCCCAGGCGGCCAGGACGAAAGGGAAGTAGGTGAAGGCGGCTAGGAAGAAGAGGGTAGGGGCGAGGAGGAGGTAGGGCCAGGGTTTCATCCCGGGGAAACGCTAACTGGCCCGTGTCAGGGAAGGGTCAGGAAGCGTTCCGAAGCCCCCTGGCTCCCTGCGGGGTTCGGCGGGGGTGTCGGCTTCCTTGCCTCGGGATTTAAGGGAAGATTGGTGGAGCGGCGGGTACGGGCTGGCTCTTCCCGGTAGCCACGAGGCTGTGGCGTTTGGGTGGGCGGGCCTTGGATTTAGCCCCCACCTGTTTGCCAGGACGCAACCCCCGGGGGGCGAAACCCCGGGGGGGTTGCTGCCAAACTCACTTCCGGATAAAGCCCGAAACCGCCTTCTGGGCCTCCTCGGGGGTCACGGCCACCTCGAAGGCCCGGTCCGCGGGGGACCGGGGGCCCGGGAGCTCTTGGTCTCCCAGGAGGATGCGGGAAGCCCGCACCGTGGCCCGGTGGGCCGCCTCATTGCCTAAGATCGCCCCCGCGGCCTTTAGGATGTCCTTGTTCCCGATGAGGGGTAAAGCGCCGAGGTAAGCTCCCACAAAGGCGTCCTCCAAGGCGTTGAGGAGCCGGAGGATGCCGAGCTGGTTTCGGGGGCCAAACTCTATAGGATAGCTAAAGTTGGGCTTCTCCACGGGCCGCGACCCCAGGGCTTGGATGGTTTCCCTTAGCGCCTTCACATGGGCCTCCTCTTGGGTCAAGGCCGCCTCCAGGTAATCCTTGACGAGGCCCTGGAAGCCGCCAAAGAGGCTCCGGGTGTAGGCGTCCGCCGCAAGGTACTCCGCGGTGAGGGCCAGTTGAAGGATGTCCAGGTCCGAGGGGCCCTTTTGGGCCAAAGCCCGGCTCACCAGGCTTTGGGCCACCCCCAAGGAAAGACCCGTGGCCGTGAGAACCTTCATGAACTGCCGACGCGCCAAGTTCCTTTCCATACTCCCTCCTTCCGGAGGCCCGTTGTCGGCCTCCTACCCTTCCTTACGGGAGGAGGAGGGGGGATGGATTTGCCCTTTGCGGCGCGCCTTGGCTCCGTACATCCGCTCGTCCGCTAGGGCGTAGAGGGCTTCTCCTTGGGCCTCTTCGGCCAGGGCCACCCCCACGCTCAAGGGGAGGCTTTCCAGATCCCGCAGGGCGCCTTCTAGGAGCTCGCGGGGGAGGATTAGGGCAAACTCGTCCCCGCCCAGGCGGAAAGCCTTTCCCCCACAAGCTTGGGCCACTTCTCCCAAGGTCTTGGCTACCCGCTTTAGAAGGGCGTCTCCGGCCAGGTGCCCCTCTCGGTCGTTGACCTCTTTAAGCCCATCTAGGTCCATGAGGATCAGAGCGTGCCCCGGTGGAAGGCCGCTTTCCAACTGGCGGCTAAAGGCCCGGCGATTGGCCAACCCTGTGAGCCAATCCGTGCGGGCTTGGCGGAGGAGCTCCTCCCGAAAGCCCGCCCCCCTCAAGGCGGAGAGGAGGTGGTCCAGGAAGAGAGCGGCTAGGCGGAGTTCCTCTGGCGCTTCTATCCCAGGATGTTCCAGTAACAGGTAGACAGGGCGCGGGGGCCCGGGAAAGTATCCCCCGTAGCCCTTCGCTCCTTGCGCCCGCACCAGGCCCCGATCCGGGAGCCCCCGGGCCTCCTCCAGGGGGAGCAGGCGCAGATGGGCCCCCGGGAAAACCCAAGGAACCCCCTCTGCCGCCTTCCCTAGGAGATCCTCCCAGGAGAGCTCGGCGAAGCCCGAGGTCACCTCGTGTAACAGAATGAGGCGGAGGAGCAGGGCTTCCCGACTCAGACCCGGTCCACGGGAACCTCCAGAAGGTCCGTCCATGCGTTTACCATGCGGAAGAGGCCCAAAGTGGCCACGGCCTCCTTTACCTCCGCCTCGGAAAGGCCCGCCGCCCGTAGCGGCGAGAGAAGGGCCGGGCTTTGCGGCTGGAGGGCGGCCTCGTGGGCAAAGCGAAGCAGGGCTGCCACTTTGGGCGGTAAGCCTTCGGGGACTTCCCCGCGTCCTAGGGCCTCGAGGATCGCCCCCTCCACCCCTTGGACCATGAGGGCGTGCAGGTGCACTTGGGCCGCATAGGGGGAACCCACCCTTTGGGAGATCACCACCCCCATCATCTCCTTGACGGTCCGGGGAAGGTGGCCCTGGAGAACCACGTGGCGGAACGCCTTCCACAGCGCCGTTTGCACCTCAGGAACCTCACGGGCCTCGGCGAAGATGTTGGGCACAAAGCCAAAGCCTAGCTCGGTGGCGATTTCGCGCTCCAACGGGTCCACGGCGCTCACCTCTTTTCTCATGCTAAGGGACCTGAGGCCGAGGCAAGCCCAGGATCTGGGTGGGGCTGAGGCTTCCTCCGGGAGGCTCCAGGGAAACGGCCAAAGCCTGAGCCTCGGGTGGGAGCTTCAGGACTTTTAGGGGAAGTCGGAAGGTGGAAAGGGGCATAGGATCCCTGTTTCCCAGACCCCACGCTTGGTAAACCCGCCCTGGTGGGGCCCCCTTCTGAAGGACCACTAAGGCCCGCCCGTCCTGGCGGACCACCACGTGCCCTACGCCCTGCCCTTCCGGGTTCACCAAGGCAAAAACCCGGGTGGTGGGCGCCCCTAGGCTCAGGGTCCAGAAGAGGCCGAAGTAGGCCCCGTAGCCCAGAACGAGGTAGACCAGGACCGCCGCCACCCGGGTCAAAAGGGGAAGGATTGGGCGCCGTGCCCGAAGGCGGCGGAGGACCCGGGCTTCTAAGCCTGGGGGCACAGGCTCCGGGGGAAGGCCCGAAGAAAGCTCCGAAGCCGCTTCCAGGAGGGCCTTGGCCTCAGGCCAAAGCTCGGGGTAGCGCTCGAGCGCCTTTTCCACCCGTTTTCGTTCTTCCGGGGAAAGGGCGCCCAAGGCGTAAAGGGGCAGAAGCTCCCGAACTTCCTCAGGGCTCACGCAGTACCTCCCTTAACTTCAAAAGGGCCCTTCTAGCCCAGGTTTTGAGCGTACCCAAGGGGAGTCCTAAAAGCTGTGCCGCTTCCTGGTGGGTGTAGCCTTGGTAGTAGAGCACCTCAATCACCTTCCGCTCTTCGGGGGT contains:
- a CDS encoding carbohydrate ABC transporter permease; its protein translation is MTARAFPKAGAAWIRRVGRRSWERLSQLPALLLALPYLLIAGYTLLAAFTPTADLNRGEIGRFTLENFRMAWAAADFPRLYLNTLAFTLGLLLVQLFTVTTAGFALAQLKARGKNGLFYLVLVQLFLPPSALILPNFLLIQRLDLADTLTALALPYVASATGAFLLRQGFLQIPRELLEAAYVDGATPWQVLWRVLLPLVRPQLAAFSLVSLVYHWNEFLWPLVVIQSPEKRVLSLGFASFARSAESGMEWGLIAAGAVLVALPMVVGFLLFQRSFVEAFARSGLKG
- a CDS encoding GGDEF domain-containing protein, whose protein sequence is MTSGFAELSWEDLLGKAAEGVPWVFPGAHLRLLPLEEARGLPDRGLVRAQGAKGYGGYFPGPPRPVYLLLEHPGIEAPEELRLAALFLDHLLSALRGAGFREELLRQARTDWLTGLANRRAFSRQLESGLPPGHALILMDLDGLKEVNDREGHLAGDALLKRVAKTLGEVAQACGGKAFRLGGDEFALILPRELLEGALRDLESLPLSVGVALAEEAQGEALYALADERMYGAKARRKGQIHPPSSSRKEG
- a CDS encoding carboxymuconolactone decarboxylase family protein, with the translated sequence MDPLEREIATELGFGFVPNIFAEAREVPEVQTALWKAFRHVVLQGHLPRTVKEMMGVVISQRVGSPYAAQVHLHALMVQGVEGAILEALGRGEVPEGLPPKVAALLRFAHEAALQPQSPALLSPLRAAGLSEAEVKEAVATLGLFRMVNAWTDLLEVPVDRV
- a CDS encoding ferritin-like domain-containing protein: MERNLARRQFMKVLTATGLSLGVAQSLVSRALAQKGPSDLDILQLALTAEYLAADAYTRSLFGGFQGLVKDYLEAALTQEEAHVKALRETIQALGSRPVEKPNFSYPIEFGPRNQLGILRLLNALEDAFVGAYLGALPLIGNKDILKAAGAILGNEAAHRATVRASRILLGDQELPGPRSPADRAFEVAVTPEEAQKAVSGFIRK
- a CDS encoding sugar ABC transporter permease — encoded protein: MKPWPYLLLAPTLFFLAAFTYFPFVLAAWEGLPSLGKLLSPENLNALRITLLYTLLTVPLSVILGLLTALAVEGNGRLRLLARLLIFHPVILPTVAFAAVFLYLLNPLGPLRGVLQASGLQNPLGEPLTAFISVVLVGVLKDAGLYMLYYLAGLQALPKELLEAARVDGAGRFTAFLRVTLPLLSPTTFFVGVMATLGALRNVDHIFILTKGGPMGATDHLLYHIYTLGFEYFDFSQAGALTLVLLTALTLLALTALPRLERGVHYDG
- a CDS encoding anti-sigma factor codes for the protein MSPEEVRELLPLYALGALSPEERKRVEKALERYPELWPEAKALLEAASELSSGLPPEPVPPGLEARVLRRLRARRPILPLLTRVAAVLVYLVLGYGAYFGLFWTLSLGAPTTRVFALVNPEGQGVGHVVVRQDGRALVVLQKGAPPGRVYQAWGLGNRDPMPLSTFRLPLKVLKLPPEAQALAVSLEPPGGSLSPTQILGLPRPQVP